A stretch of the Actinomyces faecalis genome encodes the following:
- the uvrC gene encoding excinuclease ABC subunit UvrC, which produces MADPSTYRPAPGEIPTSPGVYRFLDGEGRVIYVGKAKNLRARLSNYFQDLAALHPRTQKMVTTACAVEWTVVATEVESLALEYSWIKEFNPRFNVMYKDDKSYPYLAVTMKDTYPRAQVVRGARKPGNRYFGPFVQAWSIRETLDQLLRVFPVRSCSAGVFRRAHASGRPCLLGYIDKCSAPCVGRVSAADHRALAEDLCSFMAGRTGPYLREVETEMRAAAAALDFEKAARLRDDAAALRKVIERNAVVLPDATDADVFALVRDELTAAVQVFHVRGGRVRGQRGWVIDLVEDASDAELVERLLQQVYADLVEPADDEPGTSPGAPARSGPTTSLGVGHRAPAAPAPRAGSVTAEQDGRLREDRSEAATSVDDVAHTATTAVPREILVPVLPPDTTAVSTWLTGLRGAKVELRVPRRGDKAALMGTVRKNAEEALRLHKTRRAGDLTQRSQALEELAQALDLPEAPLRVECYDISHTQGTYQVGSMVVFEDGAPRKSDYRRFTIRGQDGQGATDDTAAMHEVLTRRFKRLLAEQGQELSQEDAELVGEEGDGVAVSSGPIDPETGRARRFSYAPSLVVVDGGLPQVNAARAVLDELGIDVPLVGLAKRLEEVWVPGEEFPVILPRTSPALYLLQYLRDESHRFAITHHRSKRSKGMTRSVLDGVPGLGPSRQAALLKEFGSVKRLRQASAEEIAQVKGIGAGLARAVVEHLASPEG; this is translated from the coding sequence GTGGCTGACCCCTCGACCTACCGTCCTGCACCTGGCGAGATCCCGACCTCACCAGGGGTCTACCGCTTCCTGGACGGCGAGGGACGTGTCATCTACGTCGGCAAGGCCAAGAACCTGCGGGCGCGTCTGTCGAATTACTTCCAGGACCTGGCTGCGCTGCACCCTCGCACCCAGAAGATGGTGACCACGGCGTGCGCCGTGGAGTGGACGGTCGTGGCCACCGAGGTCGAGTCCCTGGCGCTGGAGTACTCCTGGATCAAGGAGTTCAACCCTCGCTTCAACGTCATGTACAAGGACGACAAGTCCTATCCCTACCTCGCCGTGACCATGAAGGACACCTACCCGCGCGCCCAGGTGGTGCGCGGAGCCCGCAAGCCCGGCAACCGGTACTTCGGCCCCTTCGTCCAGGCATGGTCGATCCGCGAGACCCTGGACCAGCTCCTGAGGGTCTTTCCCGTCCGCTCGTGCTCGGCCGGGGTGTTCAGGCGCGCCCACGCCTCAGGGCGTCCCTGTCTGCTGGGGTATATCGACAAGTGCTCGGCCCCCTGTGTGGGCCGGGTCTCCGCCGCGGACCACCGCGCGCTGGCGGAGGACCTGTGCTCCTTCATGGCGGGGCGCACCGGCCCCTACCTGCGTGAGGTCGAGACCGAGATGAGGGCGGCGGCCGCCGCGCTGGACTTTGAGAAGGCGGCCCGCCTGCGCGATGACGCGGCCGCGCTGAGGAAGGTCATCGAGCGCAACGCCGTCGTCCTGCCCGACGCCACGGACGCCGACGTCTTCGCCCTCGTGCGTGACGAGTTGACCGCAGCCGTCCAGGTCTTCCACGTGCGCGGAGGACGCGTGCGCGGTCAGCGCGGCTGGGTCATCGACCTGGTTGAGGACGCCAGCGACGCTGAGCTCGTCGAGCGTCTGCTCCAGCAGGTCTACGCCGACCTCGTCGAGCCGGCCGACGACGAGCCTGGCACCTCGCCGGGCGCGCCTGCGCGCTCAGGACCGACCACGTCGCTCGGCGTCGGCCACCGCGCCCCCGCCGCGCCGGCGCCGCGAGCGGGCTCGGTCACCGCCGAGCAGGACGGACGTCTGCGTGAGGACCGTAGCGAGGCGGCCACAAGCGTTGACGACGTCGCCCACACCGCAACCACCGCCGTGCCCCGTGAGATCCTCGTCCCGGTGCTGCCCCCGGACACCACGGCGGTCAGCACGTGGCTGACCGGCTTGCGCGGGGCCAAGGTCGAGCTGCGGGTACCCCGTCGTGGGGACAAGGCCGCGCTGATGGGCACCGTCCGGAAGAACGCCGAGGAGGCCCTGCGCCTGCACAAGACCCGCCGTGCCGGGGACCTCACCCAGCGCTCCCAGGCGCTGGAGGAGCTGGCGCAGGCCCTTGACCTGCCCGAGGCGCCGCTGCGCGTGGAGTGCTACGACATCTCCCACACCCAGGGCACCTACCAGGTCGGCTCCATGGTCGTCTTCGAGGACGGTGCACCACGCAAGTCCGACTACCGCCGCTTCACCATCCGCGGCCAGGACGGTCAGGGCGCCACCGACGACACGGCCGCCATGCACGAGGTCCTCACGCGCCGCTTCAAGCGGCTGCTGGCCGAGCAGGGCCAGGAGCTCTCCCAGGAGGACGCCGAGCTCGTGGGGGAGGAAGGCGACGGCGTCGCGGTCTCCTCCGGTCCGATCGACCCCGAGACCGGGCGGGCTCGGCGCTTCTCCTACGCGCCCAGCCTCGTCGTCGTCGACGGCGGCCTGCCGCAGGTCAACGCTGCTCGAGCCGTCCTGGACGAGCTGGGTATCGACGTCCCTCTCGTGGGACTGGCCAAGCGGCTGGAGGAGGTGTGGGTACCCGGTGAGGAGTTCCCTGTCATCCTGCCGCGCACCTCCCCGGCGCTCTACCTCCTGCAGTACCTGCGCGACGAGTCCCACCGGTTCGCCATCACGCACCACCGCTCCAAGCGGAGCAAGGGCATGACCCGCTCGGTGCTTGACGGTGTACCGGGCCTCGGGCCCTCCCGCCAGGCAGCCCTGCTCAAGGAGTTCGGCTCGGTCAAGCGCCTGCGTCAGGCCAGCGCGGAGGAGATCGCCCAGGTCAAGGGCATCGGTGCGGGGCTGGCCAGGGCGGTCGTCGAGCACCTGGCCAGCCCCGAGGGGTAG
- the purT gene encoding formate-dependent phosphoribosylglycinamide formyltransferase, with protein sequence MSTRIGTPWTQGATRVALLGSGEIGKEVAIALTRLGVEVTAVDRYDGAPAQQVAHSSLTVDMSDPQALTAAIRSTGAQVVVPEIEALATEALVALEEAGEVRVVPTARAVRLTMDREGIRRLAAEELGLPTSPYVFASSLAELEEGVRQVGLPCVVKPVMSSSGHGQSVVRDTSQVEDAWLRAAQDGRVDRGRVIVEGFVDFDTEITLLTVRSRDPLTGRTVTSFCRPIGHRQVDGDYVESWQPQELPATALARAQEVAAQVTEALGGWGLFGVELFVVGEEVLFSEVSPRPHDTGMVTLASQRLSEFELHARALLGLPVDTTLRSPAASAVVRSPIEAGSGVCFSGIEQALAEPESDLRLFGKPVAHPGRRMGVAVASGPDVPTARERAQRAADSIVVASEQPGTDPA encoded by the coding sequence TTGAGCACGAGGATCGGCACACCGTGGACGCAGGGCGCTACCCGTGTAGCCCTGCTCGGTTCCGGTGAGATCGGCAAGGAGGTCGCTATCGCGCTGACGCGCCTGGGGGTCGAGGTCACGGCTGTCGACCGCTATGACGGTGCCCCGGCCCAGCAGGTGGCCCACAGCTCCCTGACCGTCGACATGTCAGATCCCCAGGCACTGACCGCGGCCATCCGCTCCACGGGCGCGCAGGTCGTTGTCCCCGAGATCGAGGCGCTGGCCACCGAGGCGCTGGTGGCGCTGGAGGAGGCGGGAGAGGTGCGCGTCGTCCCCACCGCTCGGGCGGTGCGTCTGACGATGGACCGCGAGGGAATCCGGCGTCTGGCGGCTGAGGAGCTCGGTCTTCCGACAAGCCCCTACGTCTTCGCCTCGAGCCTTGCGGAGCTGGAGGAGGGAGTGAGGCAGGTGGGCCTACCCTGCGTGGTCAAGCCTGTGATGTCCTCCTCGGGCCACGGCCAGTCGGTGGTGCGGGACACCAGCCAGGTCGAGGACGCCTGGCTGCGTGCCGCGCAGGACGGCCGGGTCGACCGCGGGCGGGTCATCGTCGAGGGGTTCGTGGACTTTGACACCGAGATCACGCTGCTCACGGTGCGCTCACGCGACCCTCTGACCGGCCGGACCGTGACCAGCTTCTGCCGCCCCATCGGCCACCGCCAGGTGGACGGCGACTACGTGGAGTCCTGGCAGCCTCAGGAGCTGCCTGCCACGGCGCTGGCGCGTGCTCAGGAGGTCGCGGCGCAGGTGACCGAGGCCCTGGGAGGCTGGGGCCTGTTCGGCGTCGAGCTGTTCGTCGTGGGCGAGGAGGTGCTCTTCTCCGAGGTCTCCCCCAGACCGCACGACACAGGCATGGTTACCCTGGCCAGCCAGCGCCTGAGCGAGTTCGAGCTCCACGCCCGGGCCCTGCTCGGCCTGCCGGTGGACACGACGCTGCGCTCCCCGGCCGCCTCGGCCGTCGTCAGGTCCCCGATCGAGGCCGGCTCAGGTGTCTGCTTCAGCGGGATCGAGCAGGCCCTGGCCGAGCCCGAGTCCGACCTGCGCCTGTTCGGCAAGCCTGTCGCCCACCCGGGACGTCGCATGGGCGTGGCCGTGGCGAGCGGGCCGGACGTCCCGACCGCGCGCGAGCGCGCCCAGCGCGCCGCTGACAGCATCGTCGTGGCCAGCGAGCAGCCAGGCACTGACCCGGCCTGA
- the rapZ gene encoding RNase adapter RapZ has product MDAHDTAPAAAADEPASDTVPYGIPAIDRATPPVSPAQRPEMLVVTGMSGAGRSRAANALEDLDWYVVDNLPPQLLPALAGMMTTVGAGVHRLAAVVDVRSREFFASFMQYLGQLREAGTTVRLVFLDASDSILIRRFESSRRPHPLQGTGTILDGIARERTLLAGLKGQADDVIDTTNLSVHDLARRVRELVASESDLALRVTVTSFGFKYGIPMDADHVLDVRFIPNPYWVTELRHLTGRDAPVAEYVFRQEGAASFVDGYADLLVPALPHYVDELKPNVMIAVGCTGGKHRSVASAERIAARLRPQGLNVVVQHRDLGRE; this is encoded by the coding sequence ATGGACGCCCACGACACCGCCCCTGCGGCCGCGGCCGACGAGCCTGCCAGCGACACCGTCCCGTACGGTATCCCTGCTATCGACCGTGCCACCCCGCCGGTCTCACCGGCACAGCGCCCTGAGATGCTCGTGGTCACCGGGATGTCCGGGGCAGGGCGCTCCCGCGCGGCAAACGCCCTGGAGGACCTGGACTGGTACGTCGTCGACAACCTCCCGCCCCAGCTCCTGCCGGCGCTGGCCGGCATGATGACGACGGTCGGCGCAGGTGTGCACCGCCTGGCGGCGGTGGTGGACGTACGCAGCCGGGAGTTCTTCGCCAGCTTCATGCAGTACCTCGGCCAGCTGCGTGAGGCGGGGACGACGGTGCGGCTGGTCTTCCTGGACGCCTCCGACTCCATCCTTATCCGCCGCTTCGAGTCCTCACGCCGGCCTCACCCGCTCCAGGGCACCGGGACGATCCTGGACGGCATCGCTCGCGAGCGCACGCTGCTCGCCGGCCTCAAGGGGCAGGCTGACGACGTCATCGACACCACGAACCTGTCCGTGCACGACCTGGCCAGGCGCGTGCGCGAGCTGGTGGCCAGCGAGTCCGACCTCGCGCTGCGGGTGACGGTGACCTCCTTCGGCTTCAAGTACGGCATCCCGATGGACGCCGACCACGTCCTGGACGTGCGCTTCATCCCCAACCCCTACTGGGTCACGGAGCTGCGGCACCTGACCGGACGCGACGCTCCTGTGGCCGAGTACGTCTTCCGTCAGGAGGGCGCCGCCTCCTTCGTCGACGGCTACGCCGACCTGCTGGTCCCAGCGCTGCCGCACTACGTGGACGAGCTCAAGCCCAACGTCATGATCGCCGTGGGATGTACCGGGGGAAAGCACCGGTCGGTCGCCTCGGCCGAGCGGATCGCCGCCAGGCTGCGTCCGCAGGGCCTCAACGTCGTCGTCCAGCACCGCGACCTGGGGAGGGAGTAG
- a CDS encoding gluconeogenesis factor YvcK family protein yields the protein MSEPRHRATTLDSAGWRRRGEEGPAVVALGGGHGLSATLRALRHVTHRLTAVVTVADDGGSSGRLRQEFGCLPPGDLRMALASLTDDSEWGLTWRDVLQHRFAGQGELDNHALGNLLILALWQLLGDEVEGLDWVGRLLAIHGRVVPMSSSPLVIEADVVDGVRRRRVSGQVAVATARGRLENVCLEPSDAVAHPEAVRAVDEADWVVLGPGSWYTSVLPHLILPSMRQALMTTSAHKVAVLNLSTQRGETDGMSPADHLRVLSDYAPGLGLDVVLADPSTVDDLDLLAQVCEQMGATLVLRQVRSGDGSCLHDPLRLAAAFRDAFDDVLGDVDAGA from the coding sequence GTGAGCGAGCCCCGGCACCGTGCCACCACCCTCGACTCCGCCGGCTGGCGGCGTCGAGGTGAGGAGGGTCCCGCCGTCGTCGCCCTGGGAGGGGGGCACGGGCTCTCCGCCACCCTGCGAGCGCTGCGGCACGTCACCCACCGCCTGACGGCAGTGGTCACGGTGGCGGACGACGGCGGCTCCTCGGGCCGTCTGCGCCAGGAGTTCGGCTGCCTGCCGCCGGGGGACCTGCGCATGGCGCTGGCCTCGCTCACCGACGACTCGGAGTGGGGACTGACGTGGCGTGACGTCCTCCAGCACCGCTTCGCCGGCCAGGGAGAGCTGGACAACCACGCCCTGGGCAACCTCCTCATCCTCGCTCTGTGGCAGCTGCTCGGGGACGAGGTCGAGGGCCTGGACTGGGTGGGACGGCTGCTGGCCATCCACGGGCGCGTCGTGCCCATGAGCAGCTCGCCACTGGTGATTGAGGCCGACGTCGTCGACGGTGTGCGACGACGTCGGGTCAGCGGCCAGGTGGCGGTGGCCACGGCCCGCGGGCGGCTGGAGAACGTCTGCCTGGAGCCCTCAGACGCCGTCGCCCACCCGGAGGCCGTCCGAGCCGTTGACGAGGCTGACTGGGTGGTGCTGGGGCCCGGTTCCTGGTACACCTCGGTCCTGCCTCACCTCATCCTGCCCTCGATGCGTCAGGCCCTGATGACTACCAGCGCACACAAGGTTGCCGTGCTCAACCTGTCCACCCAGCGTGGGGAGACTGACGGCATGAGCCCGGCCGACCACCTGCGCGTGCTGTCCGACTATGCTCCAGGCCTCGGCCTGGACGTCGTCCTGGCCGACCCCTCCACCGTCGACGACCTGGACCTGCTGGCTCAGGTCTGCGAGCAGATGGGGGCGACCCTGGTCCTGCGTCAGGTACGGTCCGGTGACGGAAGCTGCCTGCACGACCCGTTGCGGCTGGCCGCCGCCTTCCGCGACGCCTTCGACGACGTCCTGGGCGACGTCGACGCCGGGGCGTAG
- the whiA gene encoding DNA-binding protein WhiA encodes MSLTVTVKDELARVVPGPMPERRAEVASMLRFAGGLHLVSGQIVVEAELDHGGAARRLHRELKELYSLEPEVMVVRGGSLHRGSRYVLRVSDRGRDLARLAGLVDTHGRPVRGMPVAVVQGGRAAAAAAWRGAFLARGSLTEPGRSSSLEITCPGSEAALALVGAARRFDIAAKAREVRGADRVVVRDGEAIGVLLDKMGATEAFGVWGERRSRRETRGTANRLANFDDANLRRSARAAVASGARVERAFEILGDDVPDHLVQAGRLRMEHKQASLEELGQLSEPQLTKDAVAGRIRRLLAMADKRAHELGVPDTESVLTQDMLDM; translated from the coding sequence ATGTCGCTGACGGTCACCGTCAAGGACGAGCTGGCGCGCGTCGTGCCCGGCCCGATGCCCGAGCGGCGAGCCGAGGTCGCCTCGATGCTGCGCTTCGCCGGTGGGCTCCACCTCGTCTCGGGCCAGATCGTCGTCGAGGCCGAGCTCGACCACGGCGGGGCGGCACGGCGCCTTCACCGTGAGCTCAAGGAGCTCTACTCCCTGGAGCCGGAGGTCATGGTGGTGCGGGGAGGGTCCCTGCACCGTGGTTCACGCTACGTGCTGCGAGTCAGTGACCGGGGCCGAGACCTGGCCAGGCTCGCCGGGCTCGTCGACACCCACGGCCGGCCCGTGCGAGGCATGCCGGTGGCCGTGGTCCAGGGGGGGCGTGCAGCAGCGGCAGCAGCCTGGCGAGGGGCCTTCCTGGCGCGCGGCTCGCTGACCGAGCCCGGCCGCTCGTCGTCCCTGGAGATCACCTGCCCGGGCTCTGAGGCGGCCCTGGCCCTCGTCGGTGCCGCCAGACGCTTCGACATCGCCGCCAAGGCACGCGAGGTGCGCGGTGCCGACCGTGTCGTGGTCCGTGACGGCGAGGCCATTGGCGTGCTGCTGGACAAGATGGGCGCCACCGAGGCCTTCGGGGTGTGGGGAGAGCGCCGTTCGCGCCGCGAGACGCGGGGGACCGCTAACCGCCTGGCGAACTTCGACGACGCCAACCTGCGCCGTTCCGCCCGGGCGGCTGTCGCCTCCGGAGCCCGGGTGGAACGCGCCTTCGAGATCCTCGGGGACGACGTGCCCGACCACCTCGTCCAGGCGGGCCGGCTGAGGATGGAGCACAAGCAGGCGAGCCTGGAGGAGCTGGGGCAGCTCTCTGAGCCCCAGCTGACCAAGGACGCGGTGGCAGGGCGGATCCGGCGTCTGCTGGCGATGGCGGACAAGCGGGCCCACGAGCTGGGCGTGCCGGACACGGAGTCGGTGCTGACCCAGGACATGCTCGACATGTGA
- the gap gene encoding type I glyceraldehyde-3-phosphate dehydrogenase translates to MTTRVGINGFGRIGRNFFRAALEQGVDFEIVAVNDLTDIKTLAHLLKFDSVMGRLNAEVSYDEENIIVDGKAIRVLAHRDPAELPWGELGVDVVIESTGFFTDATKAKAHVDGGAKKVIISAPAKNEDATFVMGVNDKDYDPAKHHIISNASCTTNCLAPFAKVLDESFGIESGLMVTVHAYTGDQRLHDAPHKDLRRARAAALNIVPTSTGAARAVSLVLPQLKGKLDGYAMRVPVPTGSVVDLTFKPSKPVTAEEINAAMKAAAEGELEGVLKYSEEDLVSTDIVHDSHTSIFDSKLTKIIGDQVKVVSWYDNEWGYSNALVRLTSLVSSKLA, encoded by the coding sequence GTGACCACCCGCGTTGGTATCAACGGCTTCGGCCGTATCGGCCGCAACTTCTTCCGCGCCGCTCTGGAGCAGGGAGTCGACTTCGAGATCGTCGCTGTCAACGACCTCACCGACATCAAGACCCTCGCCCACCTCCTCAAGTTTGACTCCGTCATGGGTCGCCTGAACGCCGAGGTCTCCTACGACGAGGAGAACATCATCGTCGACGGCAAGGCCATCCGCGTGCTGGCCCACCGTGACCCCGCCGAGCTGCCCTGGGGCGAGCTGGGCGTGGACGTCGTCATCGAGTCCACCGGCTTCTTCACCGACGCCACCAAGGCCAAGGCCCACGTGGACGGCGGCGCCAAGAAGGTCATCATCTCCGCCCCAGCGAAGAACGAGGACGCCACCTTCGTCATGGGTGTCAACGACAAGGACTACGACCCGGCGAAGCACCACATCATCTCGAACGCCTCGTGCACCACCAACTGCCTGGCCCCCTTCGCCAAGGTCCTCGACGAGAGCTTCGGCATCGAGTCCGGCCTCATGGTGACGGTCCACGCCTACACCGGTGACCAGCGCCTGCACGACGCCCCGCACAAGGACCTGCGTCGCGCTCGCGCCGCCGCCCTCAACATCGTCCCGACCTCGACCGGTGCCGCTCGCGCCGTCTCCCTGGTCCTCCCGCAGCTCAAGGGCAAGCTCGACGGCTACGCCATGCGCGTCCCGGTTCCCACCGGCTCCGTCGTCGACCTGACCTTCAAGCCCTCCAAGCCGGTGACGGCCGAGGAGATCAACGCCGCCATGAAGGCTGCCGCCGAGGGCGAGCTCGAGGGCGTCCTGAAGTACTCGGAGGAAGACCTCGTCTCCACCGACATCGTCCACGACTCCCACACCTCGATCTTCGACTCCAAGCTGACGAAGATCATCGGCGACCAGGTCAAGGTCGTCTCCTGGTACGACAACGAGTGGGGCTACTCCAACGCCCTGGTGCGCCTGACCTCCCTGGTCTCCTCCAAGCTGGCCTGA